The proteins below come from a single Roseiflexus sp. RS-1 genomic window:
- a CDS encoding sensor domain-containing diguanylate cyclase: protein MTFLAHDEHTVALLQAVIETTSEAVLVTDGTGKILLLNQRFEDLWRLTPGWLETITSRDRMQHLATLVSDGEQFLVRVEELYADPNLEVIDWLTLRDGRIIERYTCGMRLDPQRTVRIWLFRDITSRERAQHELKVMKSVLEALNRIIEPQRQLQAGLRALVRETGARAAWLWGVEGSDSARLLAHEGARELQIDLTPRAPGDPCECLQRLIHHEFPSAAHPITCPRLAHLHDADQEPAQHISIPIYSRDRPLAILNLVMPAGSSFGVVEQRMFAAIANQFSVAIERARLFESVREEQRTAEVLRQASATLSALLDVEQVLDHVLDQIVALMPCDGASVMLVEGMQARVVRVYGYEKLSDETGRALHQVTFEIARTPTLRRLIETGQPWIIHETLNNPAWVRIEQAFPIRSWLGAPVIVRQQTVAFICVDSFTPYSFRPEHARRLATLASGVSLALQNAQLYAQAYEALERERRLGDLTRTISSALDIDVILDSVVRLSVELVGADAAALGLLSPDHRILARTHTFNMPEALMTLKQGIEPVWEAIERQRIIIRHRVVYAHAGEIKSIPSVLGAPVVAGDRMLGVLAVYHLHDHSHFSERDGAMLEIVGRQTGIAITNAQLFTETQRLATTDQLTGLFNRYHFFALAPRELERARRYRHDVALLIIDVDHFKTINDTYGHVAGDTVLQHIADHMRRELRDADILARFGGEEFIALLPETNLTGALRVAGRLRATIEANPVPLNGQSIRATISVGCASLHPATRDEHLDTLIQRADRALYTAKAGGRNQVASDASYGD from the coding sequence ATGACGTTCCTCGCGCATGATGAACACACCGTTGCACTGCTGCAAGCCGTGATCGAGACGACCTCCGAAGCTGTGCTGGTCACCGATGGCACAGGAAAGATCCTGCTGCTGAATCAACGATTCGAGGATCTGTGGCGATTGACGCCAGGGTGGTTGGAGACGATCACCTCGCGTGACCGCATGCAGCATCTGGCAACCCTGGTCAGCGATGGAGAACAGTTTCTCGTCCGCGTCGAAGAACTGTACGCCGATCCCAATCTCGAGGTGATTGACTGGCTGACGTTACGCGACGGTCGGATCATCGAGCGCTACACCTGCGGAATGCGCCTCGATCCGCAACGCACCGTCCGGATCTGGCTGTTTCGCGACATCACCTCACGGGAGCGCGCGCAACACGAACTCAAGGTGATGAAGAGCGTCCTTGAGGCGCTCAATCGGATCATTGAACCGCAGCGTCAATTACAGGCTGGATTACGTGCGTTGGTTCGAGAAACGGGCGCGCGCGCGGCGTGGCTCTGGGGAGTGGAGGGAAGCGATTCTGCCCGCCTGCTGGCGCACGAGGGCGCACGTGAACTCCAGATCGACCTCACGCCGCGCGCCCCCGGCGATCCGTGCGAGTGTCTGCAGCGCCTGATCCATCACGAGTTCCCTTCGGCTGCCCATCCGATCACCTGCCCTCGTCTCGCGCATCTGCACGACGCAGATCAGGAACCTGCGCAGCATATCAGCATCCCGATCTATAGCCGTGATCGCCCACTGGCGATACTGAACCTGGTCATGCCTGCTGGCAGTTCGTTTGGGGTTGTTGAGCAACGCATGTTTGCCGCCATCGCCAATCAATTCAGCGTGGCGATCGAGCGCGCGCGCCTCTTCGAGTCGGTGCGTGAAGAACAGCGCACCGCCGAGGTGTTGCGGCAGGCATCGGCAACACTGAGCGCTCTGCTGGATGTCGAACAGGTGCTCGATCACGTCCTCGATCAGATCGTCGCCCTCATGCCGTGTGATGGCGCCTCGGTCATGCTGGTCGAAGGAATGCAGGCGCGTGTGGTGCGGGTGTATGGCTACGAAAAACTGAGCGATGAGACAGGACGCGCGCTCCACCAGGTGACCTTCGAGATTGCGCGTACACCAACACTGCGACGTCTGATCGAGACCGGTCAGCCCTGGATCATCCACGAAACGCTCAATAATCCAGCCTGGGTGCGTATCGAGCAGGCATTCCCGATCCGTTCATGGCTCGGCGCGCCGGTCATTGTACGCCAGCAGACCGTCGCCTTCATTTGCGTCGATAGTTTTACCCCTTATTCCTTCCGCCCTGAACACGCGCGTCGATTGGCGACGCTGGCATCGGGCGTTTCGCTTGCGCTGCAAAACGCACAGTTGTACGCCCAGGCGTACGAGGCGCTGGAACGTGAGCGTCGTCTGGGCGATCTGACGCGCACAATCAGCAGTGCGCTCGACATCGACGTCATTCTCGATAGTGTTGTGCGTTTGTCGGTTGAACTGGTCGGCGCCGATGCCGCCGCGCTGGGGTTGCTCTCCCCAGATCACCGAATCCTTGCCAGAACACACACCTTCAACATGCCAGAGGCGTTGATGACGCTCAAGCAAGGTATCGAGCCGGTATGGGAAGCAATCGAGCGGCAGCGGATCATCATCCGGCATCGTGTGGTTTATGCGCATGCCGGTGAAATCAAATCGATCCCGTCCGTTCTGGGAGCGCCGGTCGTTGCTGGCGACCGGATGCTCGGCGTGCTGGCAGTCTATCATCTGCACGACCACAGCCACTTTAGCGAACGAGACGGCGCTATGCTCGAGATCGTCGGGCGTCAGACCGGGATTGCCATCACGAACGCGCAACTTTTTACCGAAACGCAGCGCCTGGCAACCACCGATCAACTCACCGGTCTGTTCAATCGCTACCACTTCTTTGCACTTGCGCCGCGCGAGTTGGAACGGGCGCGGCGCTACCGGCACGATGTCGCGCTGCTGATCATCGATGTCGATCATTTCAAAACCATCAACGACACCTACGGGCATGTCGCTGGCGATACGGTGTTGCAGCACATCGCCGATCACATGCGGCGTGAACTGCGTGACGCCGACATTCTGGCGCGCTTCGGCGGCGAGGAATTCATCGCACTTCTGCCCGAAACGAACCTGACCGGTGCGTTGCGGGTCGCCGGGAGGTTACGCGCAACAATCGAAGCCAACCCTGTGCCTTTGAACGGGCAATCCATTCGTGCGACCATCAGCGTCGGATGCGCTTCGCTCCATCCTGCCACCAGAGATGAACATCTGGATACGCTAATCCAGCGCGCCGATCGCGCACTCTACACCGCCAAAGCGGGTGGTCGGAATCAGGTGGCGTCAGATGCGTCATATGGAGATTGA
- a CDS encoding sensor histidine kinase, which produces MEWIIATLVIALGLSIVWGWRQRQIALQSPPPPPQHDSFSPLFHAAAHAFDDGVVLVDADRRVRYINRQAEELLNLSHTISIGQGLITLARDYQVDAMVEEAIASAEPRESIFQPLGRQRTLRLRAIPLDDGARGALLLVRDVTQLSLLERARRDLVANVSHELRTPLASMKLLVETLQSDPPPPVAKRMLDQIAQEVDAITQLVEELHELAQIESGRVALQLVPAPLAPLVARTIERIRPQMDRKHLQMTTDVPDDLPQALIDCNRVGQVLLNLLHNASKFTPEGGCVSIAARVITVGDGSPPPPGLPPSHAPGQWLLLSVTDNGIGIPATDLSRIFERFYKVDRARTRNAGGTGLGLAIAKHLVEGHGGRIWATSIEGEGSTFYLTLPVA; this is translated from the coding sequence ATGGAATGGATCATTGCCACCCTCGTGATTGCGCTCGGACTGTCGATCGTCTGGGGATGGCGTCAGCGGCAGATTGCATTACAATCGCCGCCGCCCCCTCCACAGCATGATTCATTTTCTCCGCTTTTTCACGCCGCCGCCCATGCGTTCGATGATGGAGTTGTGCTGGTCGATGCAGATCGTCGCGTTCGCTACATTAACCGGCAGGCCGAAGAATTGTTGAACCTCAGTCATACCATCAGCATCGGGCAGGGACTGATCACGCTTGCGCGTGATTACCAGGTCGATGCTATGGTCGAAGAGGCGATTGCGTCCGCCGAACCCCGCGAAAGTATCTTTCAACCGCTTGGGCGCCAGCGAACGCTGCGCCTGCGCGCAATTCCGCTCGACGACGGCGCACGCGGCGCGTTGCTGCTGGTGCGCGATGTGACGCAACTGAGCCTGCTGGAACGCGCGCGGCGCGATCTGGTCGCCAACGTCTCTCACGAACTCCGCACACCGCTGGCGTCGATGAAACTCCTGGTCGAAACGCTGCAATCAGACCCGCCGCCGCCGGTGGCGAAACGCATGCTGGATCAGATCGCGCAGGAAGTTGATGCCATTACCCAACTTGTCGAGGAGCTGCACGAACTGGCGCAGATCGAGTCAGGGCGCGTGGCACTCCAGTTAGTACCCGCGCCGCTGGCACCGCTGGTAGCGCGCACCATTGAGCGCATCCGCCCGCAAATGGACCGAAAACATTTACAGATGACGACGGATGTCCCTGATGATCTGCCCCAGGCGCTGATCGATTGCAATCGTGTTGGTCAGGTGCTGCTCAATCTGCTTCACAACGCCTCGAAATTCACCCCCGAAGGCGGGTGCGTATCGATTGCCGCCCGAGTGATTACGGTCGGCGACGGTTCCCCCCCGCCGCCTGGACTACCACCATCGCATGCCCCAGGTCAGTGGCTGCTCCTGTCAGTCACCGATAACGGCATCGGCATTCCAGCAACCGACCTCTCGCGGATTTTCGAGCGCTTCTACAAGGTTGATCGTGCGCGAACGCGCAATGCTGGCGGCACAGGGTTAGGACTGGCAATCGCCAAACATCTGGTCGAAGGGCACGGCGGGCGCATCTGGGCGACCAGCATCGAAGGCGAGGGCAGCACGTTTTACCTGACATTGCCGGTTGCATAG
- a CDS encoding response regulator transcription factor, which yields MSTILLVEDDPILSETLRYNLEREGYAVINAPDGVVGLERARRDQPDMVILDVMLPRLDGFSVCRILRQESEVPILILTARQDEIDRIAGLELGADDYVAKPFSLGELLARVRAIMRRSDRRISALREVLDAGAIRLDTGSRRAWRDDVELNLSQKEFDLLACLMRNRGIALSRDVLLERVWGYDFLGDSRTVDVHIRWLREKVEPDPGKPTYIQTVRGIGYRFEAPD from the coding sequence ATGTCCACCATTCTGCTGGTAGAGGATGATCCGATCCTTTCAGAAACGTTACGCTACAATCTGGAACGGGAAGGGTACGCGGTCATCAACGCTCCTGACGGCGTTGTCGGTCTGGAACGGGCGCGACGCGATCAACCCGATATGGTCATTCTCGATGTGATGCTCCCCCGTCTGGATGGATTTTCCGTCTGTCGCATTCTGCGCCAGGAGAGCGAAGTTCCCATCCTGATCCTGACGGCGCGACAGGACGAGATTGATCGCATCGCAGGGCTGGAGTTGGGCGCCGATGATTACGTTGCCAAGCCATTCAGCCTCGGAGAACTGCTGGCGCGGGTGCGGGCGATTATGCGCCGCTCAGATCGCCGCATCAGTGCGCTGCGTGAGGTGCTCGACGCTGGCGCGATCCGGTTGGATACCGGCTCACGGCGCGCCTGGCGCGATGATGTCGAACTGAACCTGTCCCAGAAAGAGTTCGATCTGCTGGCATGCCTGATGCGCAACCGCGGCATCGCGTTGTCGCGTGATGTCCTGCTCGAGCGCGTCTGGGGGTACGACTTCCTCGGCGATAGCCGGACGGTCGATGTGCACATTCGCTGGTTGCGCGAGAAGGTTGAACCCGACCCCGGCAAGCCGACCTATATTCAGACGGTTCGCGGCATTGGCTATCGTTTCGAGGCGCCAGACTGA
- the galK gene encoding galactokinase, translating into MLDTGELRERFQQHYGIHPHVIVRAPGRVNLIGEHTDYNDGFVFPVAIDRATCVAARPRTDRIVRVMAADLHDEDLFSIDQIERSNRAWHNYIRGVVLALRTAGHTLSGADMLIASDVPRGAGLSSSAALEVAVAYTFQVLNRLNILGEELALLAQGAENTFVGVQCGIMDQLIAVFGRADHALLIDCRDLTYRAVPLPPSVAVVVCDSHIARTLAASAYNQRRQECDAAVRALQQWYPGIRALRDVSEDQLAAHQHELPEPLRARARHVVSENRRALQGAAALEAGDIATFGRLMNESHASLRDDYQVSLPDIDFLVTTAQSLAGCYGSRLTGAGFGGCTVSLVERSSVETFRHDLAQAYHDATGRTATIYVCRASDGVGRVMDNARPQE; encoded by the coding sequence ATGCTTGATACCGGAGAACTGCGCGAGCGTTTTCAGCAGCATTACGGGATACATCCGCATGTCATCGTTCGTGCGCCAGGGCGCGTTAACCTCATTGGCGAACATACTGATTACAATGACGGGTTTGTGTTTCCGGTCGCTATTGATCGCGCCACCTGCGTCGCGGCCCGTCCGCGCACTGATCGAATAGTGCGCGTCATGGCGGCGGATCTCCATGATGAGGATCTCTTTTCAATCGACCAGATCGAACGCAGCAACCGGGCATGGCACAACTATATTCGTGGCGTCGTGCTGGCGCTGCGCACCGCGGGGCATACGCTGTCGGGCGCCGACATGTTGATCGCCAGCGATGTGCCGCGCGGCGCCGGGCTTTCGTCATCGGCAGCGCTTGAGGTGGCCGTCGCATACACGTTTCAGGTGCTCAACCGGCTCAACATTCTCGGCGAAGAACTGGCGCTGCTGGCGCAGGGCGCCGAAAATACCTTCGTCGGTGTGCAGTGCGGCATTATGGATCAGTTGATCGCTGTGTTCGGGCGCGCCGATCATGCGTTGCTGATCGATTGCCGCGACCTGACGTATCGCGCAGTTCCTCTGCCGCCATCGGTTGCAGTCGTTGTCTGTGACAGTCATATCGCGCGAACGCTGGCGGCATCGGCGTACAATCAGCGCCGTCAGGAGTGCGATGCCGCAGTTCGGGCGCTGCAACAGTGGTATCCCGGCATCCGCGCGCTGCGTGACGTGAGCGAAGATCAACTGGCAGCGCATCAGCACGAACTTCCTGAACCACTGCGCGCTCGCGCACGGCACGTCGTCAGCGAAAACCGGCGCGCGCTCCAGGGCGCTGCGGCGCTCGAAGCCGGCGACATAGCCACATTTGGGCGACTGATGAATGAATCACACGCCAGCCTGCGTGATGATTATCAGGTCAGCCTGCCAGACATTGATTTTCTCGTTACAACAGCGCAGAGTCTGGCAGGATGTTACGGATCGCGGTTGACCGGCGCCGGGTTTGGCGGATGCACTGTCAGCCTGGTCGAGCGGAGCAGTGTGGAAACGTTTCGCCACGACCTGGCACAGGCTTACCACGATGCGACCGGTCGAACGGCAACCATCTATGTATGTCGCGCCAGCGACGGAGTTGGGCGCGTCATGGACAATGCACGTCCACAGGAATGA
- a CDS encoding cellulose biosynthesis cyclic di-GMP-binding regulatory protein BcsB has protein sequence MHLMILFARLFSWALVVTLMIGSMGVAHAQSTEPPQPDDQNVVAFERLGVTDQTLSGVFDGTRYLFNIPANWRLASGAQAQLDLSVFFPVGSAQQRLGGFLEARFNRVLIGTVELTQPGDRRVVFDIPDRALTPVRSDGRHEFEVALDNPTGCDVAPSERTAVVIRSTSRFVLPHTLAPLDTDLRNLPRPIFQGSFEPDQATIVIPDTPSISDLQAALTVAASFGRLTEGRLQIDLTTVQRLSPQARTGRHLILVGSHTGLAPLARNLDLPATLRENGFAAPGATPDDGILQMIVSPWNSERVVLVVSGASEAAVVKAARALSAVPVRINNRPNVAVVRDLPEAPADVALAIDQRLSDLGLEPRVIRDRTGTFDLRFTLPPGQQIDEGAYFDLTFNHAATVDFGQSSLSVGLNGIPIGSVRFSDETTRVTTGRITIPPSATRSGANVLTIQTNLVPRSLCTDVRNTDLWVTIWPESALHLPMKPVTAEPRRTFNLSSYPLPFTLNPSLATTAFVVPQRAPAAWNAAALLAFQMGRQTRDAILQPLAVFADNVPTDVRESYHLLVIGRPGTLPILVELGDALPAPFDAGSDVPRSVDTPVVYRVPPDASVAYLQMVAAPWNPERVVVAALGSDDSGIEQATTMLIDPRQRARLTGTLAIVDPQQRVTLGNGRAVLTGSAPTPVATVTPVAVQPTQPTPQTVQPTPAPSRNASSNNSWLVPVVIIVAVIGASALILWRAPWRRPPGT, from the coding sequence ATGCATCTGATGATATTGTTTGCGCGTCTGTTTTCCTGGGCGCTGGTGGTCACGCTGATGATCGGAAGCATGGGTGTGGCGCATGCGCAGAGTACTGAGCCGCCACAACCGGATGATCAAAATGTTGTTGCGTTTGAACGCCTGGGAGTAACCGATCAGACGCTGAGCGGCGTCTTTGACGGAACACGTTATCTGTTCAACATTCCTGCGAACTGGCGACTGGCATCGGGGGCGCAGGCGCAACTCGATCTGTCAGTTTTCTTTCCGGTGGGCAGTGCACAGCAACGGTTGGGGGGATTTCTGGAAGCGCGCTTCAATCGGGTGTTGATCGGCACGGTTGAACTGACCCAACCGGGTGACCGGCGTGTTGTCTTTGATATTCCTGATCGGGCGCTCACACCGGTACGCAGCGATGGTCGTCATGAGTTTGAAGTGGCGTTGGACAATCCAACGGGGTGTGATGTTGCTCCAAGTGAGCGCACGGCAGTTGTCATCCGTTCGACATCGCGCTTTGTTCTGCCGCACACGCTGGCGCCGCTCGATACCGATCTGCGCAATCTGCCGCGCCCCATTTTTCAGGGTTCATTCGAACCCGATCAGGCGACGATCGTCATCCCTGATACTCCGTCGATCAGCGATCTTCAGGCAGCGCTGACCGTTGCCGCCAGTTTTGGGCGGTTGACCGAAGGGCGTTTGCAGATCGATCTGACGACCGTGCAGCGGCTGTCGCCACAGGCGCGCACCGGCCGTCATCTCATTCTGGTTGGCAGTCACACGGGGCTTGCACCGCTGGCGCGCAATCTGGATCTGCCCGCAACGCTACGGGAGAATGGTTTTGCTGCTCCCGGCGCCACACCCGACGACGGCATTCTCCAGATGATCGTATCGCCCTGGAACTCGGAGCGTGTCGTTCTGGTGGTGAGCGGTGCATCGGAGGCGGCGGTTGTGAAGGCGGCTCGCGCGTTGAGCGCCGTGCCTGTGCGGATTAACAATCGCCCGAATGTCGCGGTGGTTCGTGACCTGCCGGAGGCGCCAGCGGATGTGGCGCTGGCAATCGATCAACGCCTGAGCGATCTGGGATTGGAACCACGCGTCATTCGGGATCGCACGGGAACATTCGATCTGAGGTTCACCCTTCCGCCGGGGCAGCAAATCGATGAGGGAGCGTACTTTGATCTGACATTCAACCATGCCGCAACGGTCGATTTCGGTCAGTCAAGTCTCTCGGTCGGGTTGAACGGCATCCCGATTGGCAGCGTGCGCTTTAGCGACGAAACGACGCGCGTGACAACCGGTCGGATCACTATTCCGCCTTCCGCAACCCGTTCTGGTGCGAATGTGCTAACAATTCAGACGAACCTTGTGCCGCGCTCGTTGTGCACCGATGTTCGCAATACCGACCTGTGGGTGACGATCTGGCCCGAGTCGGCGCTGCATCTGCCGATGAAACCGGTGACTGCCGAACCGCGTCGCACCTTCAATCTCAGCAGTTACCCGCTGCCATTTACCCTGAATCCATCGCTCGCCACGACTGCATTCGTCGTTCCACAACGCGCTCCTGCCGCCTGGAATGCCGCTGCTTTACTGGCCTTCCAGATGGGACGGCAGACCCGTGATGCCATCCTGCAACCGCTTGCAGTTTTCGCCGACAATGTACCGACGGATGTGCGCGAATCGTATCATCTGCTGGTGATCGGACGACCGGGCACCCTGCCGATTCTGGTCGAACTCGGCGATGCGCTGCCAGCGCCGTTCGATGCTGGCAGCGATGTGCCGCGATCAGTTGATACGCCCGTTGTGTATCGCGTGCCGCCTGACGCCAGCGTCGCCTATCTGCAAATGGTCGCTGCGCCGTGGAATCCAGAGCGGGTGGTTGTTGCTGCGCTGGGGAGCGATGATTCGGGTATTGAACAGGCGACAACTATGCTGATCGATCCGCGTCAACGTGCGCGTCTGACCGGGACGCTGGCGATTGTCGATCCGCAGCAGCGGGTGACCCTGGGCAACGGTCGCGCGGTTCTCACGGGATCTGCGCCGACGCCGGTTGCGACAGTCACGCCGGTTGCCGTTCAACCGACGCAACCGACGCCGCAGACGGTTCAACCAACGCCTGCACCCTCCAGGAATGCGTCGTCGAACAACTCGTGGCTTGTGCCGGTTGTTATTATTGTTGCTGTCATCGGTGCGAGCGCGTTGATCCTTTGGCGCGCACCATGGCGACGTCCGCCAGGAACCTGA